One Aster yellows witches'-broom phytoplasma AYWB DNA segment encodes these proteins:
- a CDS encoding AAA family ATPase, which yields MKWEPQRFEYPEPDNQPKNPPNYPTPPKKPKNYLTIATNISTIILNIIVIFFLLALIKGAENFANSMGKYNKEDIIWAREKEYITKGNFDIDSFSGYDEVKDELKEYIKAVNDDANEMNLLPRKDLPRGVLLYGSPGTGKTYLAKCLAGSVKGKAPFFVTTGSDFVEKYVGVGAARVRGLFKVAQETAKQRGQSYYFIFIDEIDAIGAERSKEKSAQEHSGTLNALLTQLDGVDSDEKAPQAIVIGATNRKDFLDDALIREGRLGKHIYLGTPDLKTTQALLTAFMKRENIQEKNYPSKDELKQVAKILHGSHFTPSDINSLVKESKKIAFKDTNSLNKKITPSHIYDAMDLILMGPELKQSTSQADKKRVINHELGHAIVAHALGFDVHRVTAKPRGQAGGYTIFLSASNEDEQANQLLTKQDLLKQMITALAGISAEEVFETSVSVGCCDDLKKVRSIATKMVKDFGMSLGSESMDFSLDDNAQTKEINAIIQASYNAAKEIIEKYKANPNDKDNKTPNKQWEYLSEKLDTQNLGKDDFLSVEGQYFYTTTISTVEVQKETTSTNKKEYKIKLEDNEFRQRP from the coding sequence ATGAAATGGGAACCGCAAAGATTTGAATATCCTGAACCAGATAATCAACCGAAAAATCCGCCAAATTATCCAACCCCACCTAAAAAACCTAAAAATTATTTGACAATTGCTACTAATATAAGCACTATTATTTTAAATATTATTGTGATTTTCTTTCTGCTTGCTTTAATTAAGGGAGCTGAAAATTTTGCTAATTCTATGGGAAAATACAACAAAGAAGATATTATATGGGCACGAGAAAAAGAATACATAACCAAAGGCAATTTTGATATTGATAGCTTTTCTGGATATGATGAAGTCAAAGACGAGTTAAAAGAATATATTAAAGCAGTAAATGATGATGCAAATGAAATGAACCTTTTGCCTCGTAAAGATTTACCAAGAGGAGTTTTATTGTACGGCTCTCCAGGAACAGGAAAAACTTATTTAGCTAAATGTTTAGCAGGTTCTGTTAAAGGCAAAGCTCCTTTTTTTGTTACTACTGGTTCTGATTTTGTCGAAAAATATGTAGGAGTCGGAGCAGCTCGTGTAAGAGGTTTATTTAAAGTAGCTCAAGAAACCGCCAAACAACGTGGACAGAGTTATTATTTTATCTTTATTGATGAAATTGATGCTATTGGAGCTGAAAGAAGCAAAGAAAAAAGCGCTCAAGAACATTCAGGCACTCTTAATGCTTTATTAACTCAACTTGATGGAGTAGATTCAGATGAAAAAGCTCCACAAGCTATTGTTATTGGAGCAACTAATCGTAAAGATTTTTTAGATGATGCCTTAATTAGAGAAGGTCGTTTAGGGAAGCACATTTATTTAGGCACTCCGGATTTAAAAACAACCCAAGCCTTACTTACAGCTTTTATGAAACGCGAAAACATTCAAGAAAAAAATTATCCTTCAAAAGATGAATTAAAACAAGTGGCAAAAATTCTGCACGGATCTCATTTTACTCCTTCAGATATTAATTCTTTAGTGAAAGAATCTAAAAAGATAGCCTTCAAAGATACTAATTCCCTAAACAAAAAAATTACGCCTTCACATATTTATGATGCTATGGATTTAATTTTAATGGGTCCTGAATTAAAACAAAGTACCTCTCAAGCAGATAAAAAAAGAGTTATTAATCATGAATTAGGACATGCCATAGTAGCTCATGCTCTAGGGTTTGATGTGCATCGCGTAACTGCCAAACCAAGAGGACAAGCAGGGGGATATACTATCTTTTTGTCTGCTAGTAATGAAGACGAACAAGCCAATCAATTATTAACTAAACAAGATTTATTAAAACAAATGATTACTGCTTTGGCAGGGATTTCAGCTGAAGAAGTGTTTGAAACTAGTGTTAGTGTTGGTTGTTGTGATGATTTGAAAAAGGTGCGTTCTATTGCCACTAAAATGGTAAAAGATTTTGGAATGTCATTAGGTTCGGAAAGTATGGATTTTAGTTTGGATGATAATGCTCAAACTAAAGAAATTAATGCAATTATTCAAGCTAGTTATAATGCAGCTAAAGAAATTATTGAAAAATATAAAGCCAATCCAAATGATAAAGATAACAAAACTCCTAATAAACAATGGGAATATTTAAGTGAAAAACTTGATACACAAAATTTAGGAAAAGATGATTTTTTGTCTGTAGAAGGTCAATATTTTTATACAACAACAATTTCAACTGTTGAAGTTCAAAAAGAAACAACATCAACTAATAAAAAAGAATACAAAATAAAATTAGAAGATAATGAATTTAGACAAAGACCTTAA
- a CDS encoding ribonuclease J — MNDIKFFALGGLGESGKNFYVLQINDSYFLLDAGLKYPNTNLYGIDSMIADYYKLQDIKDKIKGVFLSSAFETNLGALPYLMKDFDIPVYASYFTMQVLKAHFQSHKINYRNFNLQIVKSDERLIFDDVAVAFFATSQLIPETLGMVFQTKRGSIIYSGDLKLLHSKNKFFQTNFTRLAQLAQPKVLTFLPSCRGAFITSSHNNDASSFEHKLNNYFSNHLLKSEGIIVIPSLMPDLLKIQSVVNLACRLNFKITFLGRKSEKIIDVALKKGFLKVPSFNLVELKTLEDSKKHPKLVVFVLGKHFEPLFHLQKMCQKTDNLIHLTTQDLVLLMSKEMSGIAKMQSQTLDLLSRHNIPARVLVKDLDACSDDYEKTLKLMLNFLKPQYIIPVMGEYRHQYQVQKIAQSLGFKLNQIFLLENGSIWHCDSQKDAFAESNTGVLTEILIDGTPVIDGQDFIMKDRELLAADGVVIVVANVNAKHKKIVGAPQLVSKGFLADSETSHIFPKLKAIFDEKSEIFLKKKYLKWNDFKKNIRESLVKFLFKETKKRPIVIPIFISVKSE, encoded by the coding sequence GTGAATGACATTAAATTTTTTGCTTTAGGAGGGCTGGGCGAAAGTGGAAAAAATTTTTACGTATTGCAAATTAACGACTCTTATTTTTTACTTGATGCTGGACTAAAATATCCTAATACTAATCTTTATGGAATCGATTCTATGATTGCTGATTATTACAAATTACAGGATATCAAAGATAAGATTAAAGGTGTTTTTTTATCATCGGCTTTTGAAACCAATTTGGGTGCCTTACCTTATTTGATGAAAGATTTTGATATCCCTGTTTATGCTTCTTATTTTACGATGCAAGTCCTAAAAGCGCATTTTCAAAGTCATAAAATTAATTATCGCAATTTCAATCTACAAATCGTGAAAAGTGACGAAAGACTTATTTTTGATGATGTGGCAGTGGCCTTTTTTGCTACATCGCAGTTGATTCCTGAAACATTGGGGATGGTTTTTCAAACTAAAAGAGGTAGCATCATTTATTCTGGCGACCTGAAATTATTGCATTCTAAAAATAAATTTTTTCAAACTAATTTTACAAGATTAGCTCAATTAGCACAACCCAAAGTGCTTACCTTTTTGCCTTCTTGTCGTGGGGCTTTTATCACATCTTCTCATAATAACGATGCATCGAGTTTTGAGCACAAATTGAATAACTATTTTAGCAATCACTTGCTGAAATCTGAAGGCATTATTGTTATTCCTTCTTTGATGCCTGATTTGTTAAAAATTCAATCTGTAGTGAATTTGGCATGTAGACTTAATTTTAAAATAACTTTTTTAGGTAGAAAAAGTGAAAAAATTATTGATGTTGCTTTGAAAAAAGGTTTTTTAAAAGTGCCTTCTTTCAATTTAGTGGAATTAAAAACACTAGAAGACTCCAAAAAACATCCAAAATTAGTTGTCTTTGTGCTAGGTAAGCATTTTGAGCCTTTGTTTCATTTGCAAAAAATGTGTCAAAAAACAGATAATTTAATTCATTTAACGACCCAAGATTTAGTGTTGTTGATGTCCAAAGAAATGTCAGGAATTGCCAAAATGCAATCTCAAACCCTAGATCTTTTGTCGCGTCACAACATTCCAGCCCGTGTTTTGGTCAAAGATTTAGACGCTTGTTCCGATGATTATGAAAAAACCCTTAAATTGATGCTTAATTTTTTAAAACCTCAATACATTATTCCTGTTATGGGTGAATATCGTCATCAATATCAAGTGCAAAAAATTGCTCAAAGTTTAGGATTCAAACTCAACCAAATTTTCTTGTTAGAAAATGGCAGCATTTGGCATTGCGACTCACAAAAAGATGCCTTTGCTGAATCTAATACTGGAGTTCTTACAGAAATTTTAATTGATGGCACTCCCGTTATTGATGGGCAAGATTTTATTATGAAAGACCGTGAACTTTTAGCAGCGGATGGAGTTGTAATTGTTGTTGCCAATGTTAATGCTAAACACAAAAAAATAGTAGGAGCACCACAATTAGTAAGTAAAGGTTTTTTGGCAGATTCTGAAACTAGTCATATTTTTCCTAAGTTAAAAGCTATTTTTGATGAAAAAAGTGAAATTTTTTTGAAAAAAAAGTATCTTAAATGGAATGATTTCAAAAAAAATATTAGAGAATCATTAGTTAAATTTTTATTCAAAGAAACTAAAAAAAGACCTATTGTTATTCCTATTTTTATCAGTGTTAAAAGTGAATAA
- a CDS encoding DegV family protein, with protein sequence MKIKVATTSTSCLDYCSHSCDIDILRIKILIDYQEYIDGKTMKYDQFYQMFKKTPDFMPKTSQVSVGEMVVYFEKLSLQGYQKVFVTTLSSALSGTYNAIIQAGKMVSDKIDVHCYDTKTVCFCEGFFALEAYRLFAEGKSIEQVVKHLDFIKENNTIFFMTKKLTQLIKNGRLVGVKSFFGRLLRINPILQVQKDGKIALIKKTLSSHKAILAIISKIKEYTQNHDYQIHLIFTGNPELKNEFQQVLETQLGLKNLLQIPLTPVIGCHVGDSAIGVGIIRKPKFQK encoded by the coding sequence GTGAAAATAAAAGTTGCAACCACTTCTACTAGCTGTCTTGATTATTGCTCGCATTCTTGTGATATTGATATTCTTAGAATCAAAATTTTGATCGATTATCAAGAATATATTGATGGTAAAACCATGAAATACGATCAATTTTATCAAATGTTTAAAAAAACCCCTGATTTTATGCCTAAAACTTCACAAGTATCAGTGGGTGAAATGGTAGTTTATTTTGAAAAATTATCTTTACAAGGTTATCAAAAAGTTTTTGTAACTACGCTGTCTTCTGCTTTAAGTGGCACTTATAATGCTATTATTCAAGCAGGGAAAATGGTATCAGATAAAATTGATGTACACTGTTATGATACTAAAACTGTCTGTTTTTGTGAAGGTTTTTTTGCCCTAGAAGCTTATCGTTTATTTGCAGAAGGCAAATCCATAGAACAAGTTGTCAAGCATTTAGATTTTATTAAAGAAAATAATACCATTTTTTTTATGACCAAAAAACTCACACAATTAATCAAAAATGGACGTTTAGTAGGAGTAAAAAGTTTTTTTGGTCGTCTTTTGAGAATAAATCCCATTTTACAAGTTCAAAAAGATGGTAAAATTGCTTTAATTAAAAAGACTTTAAGTTCCCATAAAGCAATTTTAGCCATAATTTCTAAAATCAAAGAATACACCCAAAATCATGATTACCAAATCCATTTAATTTTTACAGGGAACCCTGAATTAAAAAATGAGTTTCAACAAGTTTTAGAAACCCAATTAGGCTTAAAAAATTTATTACAAATCCCTTTAACTCCTGTTATTGGATGTCATGTAGGAGATAGCGCTATTGGAGTAGGAATTATTAGAAAACCTAAATTTCAAAAATAA
- a CDS encoding HAD-IIB family hydrolase — translation MKKLIFFDIDGTLRSNKNKAILPQTKALIKELSKDPNVVLGIATGRSYARLGVLKELRPLFKYLVLCNGALTMQAQKKQEEKVLNGVYFDQKDIMQVEKAAATNGVALTLFTLDEIFAIDLQKDQKLKNISNFKGEQKLVLNDAFFKQQKVYQMVLLNYKENDKENDKEKIKHFLKDMPQLKAYFWDSGFVDIMYQKIDKSYGIKQIKALYPNHQLICMGDGPNDFEMLKLADVAITMGNTKIKDLKKIANFVSPHIDEDRMYDFFKTKKII, via the coding sequence ATGAAAAAACTAATTTTTTTTGATATTGACGGCACTTTAAGAAGTAATAAAAATAAAGCTATTTTGCCTCAGACAAAAGCGTTAATCAAAGAACTTTCGAAAGATCCTAATGTAGTTTTAGGAATCGCTACAGGCAGAAGTTATGCTAGATTAGGAGTTTTAAAAGAATTAAGACCTTTATTTAAATATTTAGTTTTGTGTAACGGCGCTCTTACAATGCAAGCACAAAAAAAACAAGAAGAAAAAGTACTTAATGGGGTTTACTTTGACCAAAAAGATATTATGCAAGTAGAAAAAGCAGCCGCTACAAATGGAGTCGCTTTAACTCTTTTTACCTTAGACGAAATTTTTGCCATAGATTTACAAAAAGACCAAAAACTCAAAAATATTAGCAATTTTAAAGGGGAACAAAAACTAGTTCTAAATGATGCTTTTTTTAAGCAACAAAAAGTTTATCAAATGGTATTATTAAATTATAAAGAAAACGATAAAGAAAATGATAAAGAAAAGATAAAACATTTTTTAAAAGATATGCCCCAATTAAAAGCTTACTTTTGGGACAGTGGCTTTGTTGATATAATGTACCAAAAAATAGACAAATCATACGGCATTAAACAAATTAAGGCTCTTTATCCTAATCATCAATTGATTTGTATGGGAGACGGTCCCAATGACTTTGAAATGCTTAAATTAGCTGATGTGGCAATCACTATGGGAAATACCAAAATAAAAGATTTAAAAAAAATTGCTAATTTTGTAAGCCCTCATATAGATGAAGACCGCATGTATGATTTTTTTAAAACTAAAAAAATAATTTAA
- a CDS encoding ribonuclease J has translation MNNLDPKINSYNSDVSFFALGGLGEVGKNMYVFEIHKQIFIVDSGILFSDDFLLGVNYVIPDYDYLLKNESRIVGLFVTHGHEDHIGGIPYLLKKVRIPKIFVSGIAYYLLEHKLAEHKEIGTLPKIEKYSHDTKYEFRHQVNVSFIRLNHSIPDTFGIVFNTKYGNIFYTGDFKIDYTPVGPEAEYDKLIKIKQEGVLCLLSDSTNAEQSGLVQSESTIGDSINELFVNIADRIIIVTFASNFYRIKQIVEAAIQTKRKVAVFGRSMEKALEIGKKHGYLNIPEGALVTNNNIHKYRDIILLCTGSQGEPLAALSRMANNTHRQIKLSPKDTIIFSSSPIPGNQENINKIFDLLFKKNVNIITHGPLIKTHVSGHGNQNDLKLMLSLTKPKYFIPVHGEHRMLIAHKNLALECGIPESNIFILENGQMVNLAPEKAAITQKMNVGNIFIDASGIDDVGNSILKERRSLSEKGLFSVVMSIDLKRKKVLNLPTIVSRGFIYMKDNQEMIKQISYDIKNSIETAIKQDEVQKETLNKIIVDYLASKIYGITLRNPIIIPIILTV, from the coding sequence ATGAATAATTTAGACCCAAAGATTAATAGCTATAATTCCGATGTTTCTTTCTTTGCTTTGGGAGGGCTTGGCGAAGTTGGCAAAAACATGTATGTTTTTGAAATTCACAAGCAAATTTTTATTGTAGATTCAGGGATTTTGTTTTCAGATGATTTTTTGTTAGGAGTCAATTACGTCATTCCTGATTATGATTATTTATTGAAAAACGAATCTCGCATTGTAGGGCTTTTTGTTACTCACGGACATGAAGATCATATTGGAGGCATTCCTTATTTGCTTAAAAAAGTGCGTATTCCTAAAATTTTTGTCTCAGGGATTGCATATTATTTGTTGGAACACAAATTAGCAGAGCATAAAGAAATTGGTACCCTACCCAAAATAGAAAAATACAGCCATGATACCAAATACGAATTTAGACATCAAGTAAACGTTTCTTTCATCAGGCTTAACCACTCTATTCCTGACACTTTTGGTATCGTTTTTAACACCAAATACGGTAATATTTTTTATACTGGGGATTTTAAAATTGATTATACTCCTGTAGGTCCAGAAGCGGAATACGACAAATTAATCAAGATTAAACAAGAAGGTGTTTTATGCCTCCTTTCTGATTCTACTAATGCCGAGCAATCTGGGTTGGTCCAATCTGAAAGTACTATTGGGGATTCCATTAATGAACTCTTTGTAAATATTGCAGACCGCATCATTATTGTTACTTTTGCATCTAATTTTTACCGCATAAAACAAATTGTAGAAGCTGCTATTCAGACTAAAAGAAAAGTTGCAGTGTTTGGTCGCAGTATGGAAAAAGCTTTGGAAATTGGTAAAAAACATGGCTATCTTAACATTCCTGAAGGCGCCCTTGTCACAAACAATAACATTCACAAATATCGTGATATTATCTTACTTTGCACCGGGTCACAAGGAGAGCCCTTAGCAGCTTTAAGCAGAATGGCCAATAACACTCACAGACAAATTAAGTTAAGCCCCAAAGATACTATCATTTTTTCTTCTTCTCCCATTCCTGGAAACCAAGAAAACATTAATAAAATTTTTGATTTGCTTTTCAAAAAAAATGTCAACATCATAACTCACGGACCTTTAATTAAAACTCACGTATCAGGACACGGCAACCAAAATGACCTGAAATTAATGCTTTCGCTTACCAAACCTAAATATTTTATTCCAGTTCACGGCGAACATCGCATGCTAATTGCACACAAAAATTTAGCCCTAGAATGTGGCATTCCAGAAAGTAATATTTTCATCTTAGAAAATGGACAAATGGTAAACTTAGCTCCCGAAAAAGCCGCCATTACCCAAAAAATGAACGTGGGTAACATCTTTATCGATGCTTCTGGGATAGACGATGTGGGCAATTCTATCCTAAAAGAACGCCGTAGTCTGAGTGAAAAAGGCTTATTTTCTGTTGTTATGAGCATTGATTTAAAAAGAAAAAAAGTCCTTAATTTACCAACAATTGTTTCTCGTGGCTTTATTTATATGAAAGATAATCAAGAAATGATTAAACAAATTTCTTATGATATTAAAAATAGCATTGAAACAGCTATTAAACAAGATGAAGTGCAAAAAGAGACTTTAAACAAAATTATCGTTGATTATCTTGCCTCTAAAATATACGGAATTACTTTGAGGAATCCAATTATTATTCCTATTATTTTAACAGTTTAA
- the rnhC gene encoding ribonuclease HIII, with product MSNYSLKLNNNQLLTIKKFYRKQLKLSANKTVAFVVDKSFAKITVYNNGTLLVQGKNALFMVSFIKKMLKMKTVSDNSEIKEVSYSLVKKAPTLKTKSNLGTNLFLQLNNKKTYYLPSIGSDEVGTGDVFGPVVVCCVYLTAKNIAFLQNLGIIAESKKISDEKIINIAPLIMKEVIYSSKIMMPLEYNQIIKQCNLNKIKALMHNEAIKQTVFKAPPNVPVILDQFCFPKNYFNYLQDQKDQNEVYTNIIFETKADSSYFSVAVASVIARYLFLTQIAKLSKQINFKLQLGAGKLLDLQIDLIVKQHGLEILPQIAKCNFKNILRKME from the coding sequence ATGTCAAATTATAGTTTAAAATTGAACAACAATCAATTATTAACAATTAAAAAATTCTACCGCAAACAATTAAAATTATCAGCTAATAAAACGGTTGCTTTTGTTGTAGACAAATCTTTCGCTAAAATAACAGTTTATAATAATGGAACTTTGTTGGTGCAAGGGAAAAATGCCCTTTTTATGGTTTCTTTTATTAAAAAAATGTTGAAAATGAAAACAGTGAGCGATAATAGCGAAATAAAAGAAGTTAGTTATTCGTTAGTCAAAAAAGCCCCAACGTTAAAAACTAAAAGCAATTTGGGGACAAATTTATTTTTGCAACTTAACAATAAAAAAACTTATTATCTGCCATCCATCGGTTCTGATGAAGTAGGTACAGGAGACGTTTTTGGTCCTGTTGTTGTTTGTTGTGTTTATTTGACTGCTAAAAATATTGCTTTTTTACAAAACCTAGGAATTATTGCCGAATCCAAAAAAATCTCAGATGAAAAAATAATAAATATAGCTCCTTTAATTATGAAAGAAGTTATTTATTCTTCTAAAATAATGATGCCTTTGGAATACAATCAAATAATCAAACAATGTAATCTGAATAAAATCAAGGCTTTAATGCATAACGAAGCAATTAAGCAAACTGTTTTTAAAGCCCCTCCAAATGTTCCTGTTATTTTAGATCAATTTTGTTTTCCTAAAAATTATTTTAATTATTTGCAAGACCAAAAAGACCAAAATGAGGTTTATACAAACATTATTTTTGAAACCAAGGCTGATAGTTCTTATTTTAGTGTTGCTGTGGCTTCTGTTATTGCTAGATATCTTTTTTTAACGCAAATAGCAAAACTTTCTAAGCAAATTAATTTTAAATTGCAATTAGGAGCAGGCAAATTGTTAGATTTGCAAATTGATTTGATAGTAAAACAACACGGATTAGAGATTTTGCCTCAAATTGCTAAGTGTAATTTTAAAAATATTTTACGCAAAATGGAATAA
- a CDS encoding HIT family protein, whose translation MSTIFTKIIKKQIPGYLLYEDNLVVAFLDITQATKGHTLVVPKQEYRDILMVPEVVFAHLFKVVHQISKVLIDVFQAQGINLLNNNGKVAGQTVFHYHVHLIPRFDEKEINVVFKNNASLMLPQDYEKVQKAILVHLNK comes from the coding sequence ATGTCAACTATTTTTACTAAAATTATCAAAAAACAAATACCTGGTTATCTACTTTATGAAGATAATTTAGTGGTTGCTTTTTTAGATATTACCCAAGCGACCAAAGGACACACTTTGGTGGTGCCTAAACAAGAATATCGCGATATTTTAATGGTGCCTGAAGTTGTTTTTGCCCATTTGTTTAAAGTAGTACATCAAATAAGCAAAGTATTAATTGATGTTTTTCAAGCTCAGGGAATCAATTTATTAAATAATAACGGCAAAGTAGCAGGTCAAACTGTTTTTCATTATCACGTGCATTTAATTCCTCGTTTTGATGAAAAAGAAATTAATGTAGTTTTTAAAAATAATGCTTCTTTGATGCTTCCTCAAGATTATGAAAAAGTTCAAAAAGCTATTTTAGTGCATTTGAATAAATAA
- a CDS encoding class I SAM-dependent methyltransferase → MKRISFIASLTKNYDTVVDIGTDHGLVLKKAFQQGYIKQAIAADIRLKPLFQAQKNLTCYPVTFCLSDGFQNICQDFDLALICGMGTYAITKILEKTPDKSKHFILGSQSNQDYLQGWLWKNDFQILEEYHLFDKFFYHFLKVTRKS, encoded by the coding sequence ATGAAACGAATCTCTTTTATTGCGTCTCTTACTAAAAATTATGACACTGTTGTAGACATCGGCACAGATCATGGTTTAGTCCTCAAAAAAGCTTTTCAACAAGGCTATATAAAACAAGCAATTGCAGCAGATATAAGATTAAAACCTTTATTTCAAGCCCAAAAAAACCTTACTTGCTATCCAGTTACTTTTTGTTTAAGTGACGGATTCCAAAACATTTGCCAAGATTTTGATCTTGCCCTAATTTGTGGTATGGGAACTTATGCTATCACTAAAATACTTGAAAAAACTCCTGATAAAAGTAAACATTTTATATTAGGATCACAAAGTAATCAAGATTATCTTCAAGGATGGCTATGGAAAAACGATTTTCAAATTTTAGAAGAATATCATTTATTTGACAAATTTTTCTATCATTTTTTAAAAGTAACTCGCAAAAGCTAA
- the rpoD gene encoding RNA polymerase sigma factor RpoD, protein MELDNIIKTLNEQAGRKKKLTSQLIISFLQNQNIKIPYQQIAQNLNEQGIQIISCETQAATSLNKNHNKNDTNNQTNTPNDVFTDFDSGSTNANLEKTDENKDEDNTQDSEEDIQDFDISEEDLISDEKITELEEDEDEKISKEEISKIHSDIKMDDSVRMYLKEIGQIPLLSLAEEQKKSILVFLGKQAKQKLAKHKTKEIELSEDQLQEAHDQIKQARRAKDILVESNYRLVVSIAKRYIGRGILFLDLIQEGNMGLMRAVDKFDYQKGFKFSTYATWWIRQAITRAIADQARTIRIPVHIVETINKMALCTRKLTQKLKKKPTVEELADKMNISAEKIRSIQYIEKKPISLEAPARENEEDETSLGDFISDPNILSPHEYMMKEVTQKLLDEVLENTLTEREEKVLKMRYGLLDGKTHTLEEVGTLFGVTRERIRQIESKALRRLRTPAKQSKLKSLYHNHK, encoded by the coding sequence ATGGAATTAGATAACATAATCAAAACTTTAAATGAGCAAGCTGGAAGAAAAAAAAAACTAACATCTCAATTAATTATTTCTTTTTTGCAAAATCAAAACATAAAAATACCATATCAACAAATAGCACAAAACTTAAACGAACAAGGGATTCAAATTATTTCTTGCGAAACACAAGCAGCTACATCTCTAAATAAAAACCACAATAAAAATGATACAAACAACCAAACAAATACCCCCAATGATGTTTTTACTGACTTTGATTCCGGATCAACAAATGCAAATTTAGAAAAAACAGATGAAAACAAAGATGAAGATAACACGCAAGACTCAGAAGAAGACATCCAGGATTTTGACATTTCTGAAGAAGACTTAATATCAGATGAAAAAATCACAGAATTAGAAGAAGATGAAGATGAAAAAATTTCTAAAGAAGAAATTTCTAAAATCCATTCTGATATTAAAATGGATGACTCAGTTCGCATGTATTTAAAAGAAATTGGTCAAATTCCTTTGCTTTCACTGGCAGAAGAACAAAAAAAATCCATTTTAGTTTTTTTAGGAAAACAAGCCAAACAAAAGCTAGCCAAACATAAAACCAAAGAAATTGAATTATCCGAAGATCAACTCCAAGAAGCACATGACCAAATCAAACAAGCAAGACGCGCAAAAGATATTTTGGTAGAATCCAATTATAGATTAGTAGTTTCAATTGCCAAACGTTATATTGGAAGAGGAATTTTGTTTCTTGATTTAATTCAAGAAGGTAATATGGGCTTAATGCGTGCAGTAGATAAATTCGATTATCAAAAAGGATTTAAATTTTCTACTTATGCCACTTGGTGGATCAGACAAGCTATAACAAGAGCGATTGCCGATCAAGCAAGAACTATCCGAATTCCTGTACACATCGTAGAAACTATTAATAAAATGGCACTTTGTACTCGAAAATTAACTCAAAAACTTAAGAAAAAACCTACAGTCGAAGAGTTAGCCGACAAAATGAATATTTCTGCTGAAAAAATTCGCAGCATCCAATATATCGAAAAAAAACCCATCTCTTTGGAAGCCCCTGCACGAGAAAACGAAGAAGACGAAACTTCTTTGGGCGATTTTATCTCAGATCCCAATATTTTATCTCCCCACGAATACATGATGAAAGAGGTAACTCAAAAACTTTTAGATGAAGTCCTAGAAAACACCTTAACTGAACGCGAGGAAAAAGTATTAAAAATGCGCTATGGTCTTTTAGATGGAAAAACCCACACTTTAGAAGAAGTAGGTACTTTATTTGGAGTTACTAGAGAAAGAATCCGCCAAATTGAATCAAAAGCTCTAAGACGACTCAGAACTCCAGCTAAACAAAGCAAATTAAAAAGTTTGTACCACAACCACAAATAA